In the Streptomyces fradiae ATCC 10745 = DSM 40063 genome, GCTGGAGCGGCTGTTCGCGGCGGGCCGCTACCACCTGCTGTCGGCGAGCGGGATGCTGCCGCCCCGGCTGGTGGGGCTGTGGACCGGTGACTGGGACACCGCCTGGTCCGGGGCGTTCACCACCGACGCCAACCTGAACCTCCAGACCGCGTCGGCACCCGCCGCCGACCTGCCGGAGGTGGTGGAGGCGCACGCGGCGCTGGTGTACGGGCAGCTGGACGACTGGCGGGACAACGCGCGGGCCGTGTTCGGGGCGCGCGGCGTGGTCGCCCCGGCCCACACGGACGGCGTGTCGGGACACTCGTACCACTTCCAGCGCGCCTACCCGCTGCACGTGTGGACGGCGGGCGCGGACTGGCTGCTGCTGCCGCTCCTGGAGCACGCCGAGACGACCGGGGAGACCGACCGGCGGCTGGTGGGCGCGCTCGCCGAGGTGGCGCGGTTCTACGAGGACTTCCTGACCCGGACGGGCCCCGACGGGCGGATCGTGGTGGTCCCGTCGTACTCGCCGGAGAACCGCCCCGCCGGCGCGGGCCGGGTCACCGTCAACGCGACGATGGACATCGCCGCCGCCCGCCACGCCCTCACCGCGGCGGCGGCGCACCTCCCCGCCGACGCGGAGCGGCTGCGGGCACTGGCGGCCCGGCTGCCCGCCTACCGGGTCAACGGCGACGGGGCGCTCGCCGAATGGGCCTGGCCGGGCCTGAACGACACGTACGACCACCGCCACCTCAGCCACCTGTACCCGGTGTGGCCGCTGGGCGAGGTCAACCCGTACGACACCCCCGGCCTGGCGCGGGCCGCGCACCGGGCGCTGGAGCTGCGGGGCGCGGAGAACGACTCGGCCCACGGCCATCTGCACCAGGCGCTGGTCGCGGCGCGGCTGCGGGACGCCGGGCGGGCGGCGGGGTCGCTGCGCCGGGTGCTGGAGGGGGACTTCTTCCACGCCTCGCTGATGAGCTCCCACTATCCGCGGCGGCGGGTGTACAACGCGGACGCGGCGCACACCCTGCCGGGCCTGCTGATCGAGCTGCTGGTGCAGTCGGCGCCGGACCGGCTCGTGCTGCTGCCCGCGCTCCCGGCGGGGTGGGCGCGGGGCGCGCTGCGCGGGGTGCGGACCCGGTTCGGCGCGCGCGTGGACCTGCGGTGGCGCGACGGGAGCTGCACCGCCGTGGTCCGGCCGTCGAGGACCGCGCGGATCGACCTCAGGACCCCCGCCGGGGGCCGGCCGCTGGCACTGACCGCCGGTGAGGAGCTGGTGCTCACCCTGGGCACCGGATGACCGCCGCTCCCCCTCCCCCGCCCGCGAAAGGGGCGGGGTGGACGACGAGACGATCGTGGCCGACTACGCGCTGACGGAGCTGGCCACCGGGCGGCTGGTGGCGGACTGGTCGGCGAGCGATCCGGGGCGGGAGCCGACCTGGCCGCACTTCGGGCGGGCGCTGGGCGAGGTGATGCGGCGTTTCCTCGACGGGCTCGCGAGCCGGTACGGGTCGCTGCCCGGCTACGCGGCCGGCCGGCTCGGCGCGGACGAGGCGCTGGTGGGCGCCCTGCGGCGGCACCTGCTGGAGCCCGCCCCCGCCTCGGGGGGCGCCGTGGGCTGACGGGCGCGGGGCGGGCGCGGTCGCCGGGGCGGGCTGACGCGCGGCGGGCCGCAGGGCGGGCGGCGGGTCACGGGCGGCTGATGGGTCGTGTCGCGGGTGGCGGGCCGTCGGGGCCGGCCGGCGTGTCCGGCCCCGAGGTCAGTCGGGGGCCGGGGCCGGGCGGGGGCCGGTGCTCTCGCGGACGGTGAGCTCCGGCTCCAGCAGCACCACGCCGTCGCCGGCCTGCCCCCGCAGCTTGGCGACGACCCGCTCGACGGCGTGCCGCCCCATCCGCTGCGCGGGCACCGCGACGGACGTGAGGGGTACGGAGGCGTGCGCGGCGACCTGTTCGGGGCAGATGGCCATCACCGACACGTCCTCCGGGACCGCGCGGCCCTGCTGGCGCAGCAGGGCGAGCAGCGGATCGGTGGCGGCCTCGTTCTGGACGACGAACGCGGTGGTGCCGGGCCGTTCGTCGTGGACGCGCGCCAGGGTGGCGGCGACGGACGCGTAGCTGCCCTCGCAGGGGCGGTGCAGCAGCCGTACGCCCAGCTCGCGGCAGCGCTCCCGCAGGCCGCTCAGGGTGCGTTCGGCGAAGCCCGTGTGCCGCTCGTAGACGGCGGCGGCCTCGCCGATGACGGCGATCTCGCGGTGGCCGAGCCCGGCGAGGTGCTCCGCGCACAGGGCACCGGCCGCCTCGAAGTCGAGGTCGACGCAGCTCAGCCCGGAGGGGTCGGCGGGCAGGCCGACGAGGACGCCGGGCCTGGCGGCCTCGCGCAGCAGCGGCAGCCGGTCGTCGTCCAGCTCGACGTCCATGAGGATCATGGCGTCGGCGAGCGCGCTGCCCTCGATGCGGCGGACGGCGGCGGGGCCCTCCTCGCCGGTGAGGAGCAGGACGTCGTAGCCGTGGGAGCGGGCGGTGGTGGCGACCGCGATGGCGATCTCCATCATCACGGGGACGTACATGTCCGTGCGCAGGGGGATCATCAGCGCGATGATGTTGGACCGGCTGCTGGCGAGGGCGCGGGCGCCCGCGTTGGGGTGGTAGCCGAGGTGGGCGATGCTCCGCTCGACGCGCTCGCGGGTGGAGGCGGAGATGGACCTCTTGCCGCTCAGGACGTAGCTCACCGTGCTGGCGGAGACTCCGGCATGCTGAGCGACATCGGCGAGGGTGACCATCGGCTCTCCCGGACGGTGGACAGAAGCGAGGTGAAGCGCTTCGATGGGCTCCACCCGACATTAGAGCCGTCCATGACCGCTGTCCAGAGACGCCGTCGAAGCGCTTCGACAGTGCCGGCGCCGCCGCGCCGCCGGAGGCGCCGGGAGCGGGTCACACCTCCTTGCGGGGCCAGTCGAGCAGCCGGGCGCCGATCACCGCGGTCTGCAGGGTGTAGCGGTGCATGGGGTCGGAGGGGTCGGCGCCGGTGAGCCGGTGGACCCGCTCCAGGCGGTACGTCAGCGCCCGCACGCTCAGGGTCAGCCGCCGCGCGGCCTCGGCGGCGTTGCACCCGGAGTCGAAGTACGCGGTCAGCGTGTCGAGCAGGGGCCCGGCGCCGCCGCGGGCCTGCCGCAGCGGGCCCAGCGTGCTGCGCACCAGGTCGGCCATGGCCTGCCGGTCGCGGGTCAGCACGGGGAAGACCAGCAGGTCGGCGGCGCGCAGCAGCGGGTCGTCCAGGTTCATCCGGTCGGCGAGGTCGAGCGCGTTGAGGGCCTCCTCGTACGAGTGGACGACACCGCCCGGTCCGGGGTGGGGGCGGCCGATGGCGACGCGGCCCCCGTCGGTCGCGGCGTGCGCCTGCTTGGCGAAGTACAGCAGCACGTCGTCCTGGTCGCCGGGGGCCACGCACACGAGCCGCCCGTCCTTGGTGGTGAACAGGATGCGTCGGTCCCCGAAGCGGCCCAGCAGCGCCTGCTCGACCTGGCGGGAGACCGGCTCCGTCTCGTCGTACGCGGTGGGGGCGTCCGCCACGGCGACGGCGTGGGCGCGCGCCAGGCGCAGGCCGAACCGCTCGGCGCGCTCGGCCAGCCGGCCCAGGTCGCTGCGGCCGTAGAGCAGGTCGTCGATGAACTCGCGGCGCGCGGCCTCCTCCCGGCGCACGGCGAGCCGCTGGGCCCCCTCGTACCCGGCGGCGAACGCGTCCACGGCCTGCTGCACGGCGGCGAGCACGGAGTCGGCGGTCCGCCCGCCGGGCCAGGCGGCGCGGGTGGCCGCGAGGTGGGCGACCACCAGGGCGCGCAGCCCCTGGCCGTCCTTGGCGGCGCGCTCGCCGAGGGCGCGGCGGGCCGTCAGCTCGTCGCGGCTGAGCCGTCTGCCGGTGGCCGCGACCTCCGCCAGGAGTTCCGCGTACCCCTCCAGGTACGCGTCGGAGGTCTCCCGCTCCCGCCCCGCCGCCACCGCTGCCCCGCTTCCTGTCCCGGTCCGCCCTCATGGCCGCGCGGTGCCCGGCGGCGCGCCGGACGGCCGCGCCGCCCGATCAAGGGTGCCAGACGCGGTGGCGGGTGCACGCCACCCGGTCGGCCGGAGAACGACCCGGCACCTTGGCGTTCACCCGGCGGGGGCTCGACAATGAGGGGGATGACGGACAACCGGGCGCTCGGCGCGGAGCGTGGGCACGGCGGCGAGATCGGGCCGACCGAGCGGCTCGCCATGAACCGGACCGGCAGCTTCGACTGGGACCTGGACGCCGGCACCATCGACGTCGACCCGGCCGGGCTGCTGGTCTTCGGGCAGGACGCCGAGACCTTCGACGCCCGGCCCGCCACGCTGGTGCGGCGGCTCGACCAGCCGGAGCGGGAGCGCCTGGAGGGCGTGATCAGGGACGCGTTGACCAGCGGCCGCGCCTCGTACGCCGCGCACTTCAGGATGAACCGGGACGACGGCTCCGAGCAGTGGACGCACGTGCAGGCGCGCATCCTGCGGGACGCGGGGGGCCGGGCCCACCGGATCGTGGGCATCGTGCGCGACGCGACCTCCGAGGTGACCCACTCGGAGTTCCTGCTGGAGCTGGAGCGGCGGCGCAAGCGCCAGACCGACATGGTGGAGCGCTCGACGCGGGCCCTGTCGCGCGCGGTGACCGTCGACGACGTGACGGCGGCGCTGACCGGACCGGGCGGGCTGGCCCGGCTGGGCGCGGACGGGCTCGCGCTCGGTCTCGTGGAGAACGAGTCGCTGAACGTGATCGCGCTCAGCGGCGAGTCCCTGGAGGTGCTGGAGGACCTGCGGGTGCGGCGGCTGGAGGGCGGGCTGCCGCTGCACGAGACGGTGATGAGCGGCCGCCCGCTGTTCACCGGCGCGTTCCAGGAGCTGGCGCGGGACTATCCGCTGCTGGCGCCGCGCGCGGCGCGGCTGCCGTTCCGGGCGGCGGCCTACCTGCCGCTGGTGGCGCAGGCGAGGACCATCGGCGGAATGGCGCTGTTCTACCGGCGGCCGACCCTGTTCGGCGCGGACGAGCGCAACCTCGTGCTGGGCCTCGCGGCGGTCGTCGCGCAGTCCCTCCAGCGGGCCATCCTCTTCGACGAGGAGCGGGAGCTGGCCACGGGCCTCCAGGCGACGATGCTGCCCCGCCGCATCCCGCGCATCGAGGGCGGTGAGATCGCCGTGCGCTACCACTCGGCGTGGAGCGGGCGGCAGGTGGGCGGCGACTGGTACGACGTGGTCCCGCTGCCGAAGGGGCGCGTGGGGGTCGTCGTCGG is a window encoding:
- a CDS encoding LacI family DNA-binding transcriptional regulator; protein product: MVTLADVAQHAGVSASTVSYVLSGKRSISASTRERVERSIAHLGYHPNAGARALASSRSNIIALMIPLRTDMYVPVMMEIAIAVATTARSHGYDVLLLTGEEGPAAVRRIEGSALADAMILMDVELDDDRLPLLREAARPGVLVGLPADPSGLSCVDLDFEAAGALCAEHLAGLGHREIAVIGEAAAVYERHTGFAERTLSGLRERCRELGVRLLHRPCEGSYASVAATLARVHDERPGTTAFVVQNEAATDPLLALLRQQGRAVPEDVSVMAICPEQVAAHASVPLTSVAVPAQRMGRHAVERVVAKLRGQAGDGVVLLEPELTVRESTGPRPAPAPD
- a CDS encoding SpoIIE family protein phosphatase yields the protein MTDNRALGAERGHGGEIGPTERLAMNRTGSFDWDLDAGTIDVDPAGLLVFGQDAETFDARPATLVRRLDQPERERLEGVIRDALTSGRASYAAHFRMNRDDGSEQWTHVQARILRDAGGRAHRIVGIVRDATSEVTHSEFLLELERRRKRQTDMVERSTRALSRAVTVDDVTAALTGPGGLARLGADGLALGLVENESLNVIALSGESLEVLEDLRVRRLEGGLPLHETVMSGRPLFTGAFQELARDYPLLAPRAARLPFRAAAYLPLVAQARTIGGMALFYRRPTLFGADERNLVLGLAAVVAQSLQRAILFDEERELATGLQATMLPRRIPRIEGGEIAVRYHSAWSGRQVGGDWYDVVPLPKGRVGVVVGDVQGHDTHAAAIMGQLRIALRAYAGEGHAPSTVLARASRFLAELDTERFATCTYAQVDLGTGTARAVRAGHLGPLIRHTDGRVGLPKLQGGLPLGIASVFGDEEYPETRLDLVPGETLVLCTDGLVEEPGGDIGQGVDALAEAVAAGPPGAEALADHLSQRFWERWGAGDDVALLVLRRSPDPGTVRAPRIHQYIHQADPEGLSEARAAVRRALRDWGMREYADDAELVTGELLGNVLLHTEGGAVLTLEVLPEPVRRVRLAVQDRSSAWPRRRTPGEAATSGRGLLLLDALSARWGVEPRGEGKAVWCEIGPEGRG
- a CDS encoding PucR family transcriptional regulator; protein product: MAAGRERETSDAYLEGYAELLAEVAATGRRLSRDELTARRALGERAAKDGQGLRALVVAHLAATRAAWPGGRTADSVLAAVQQAVDAFAAGYEGAQRLAVRREEAARREFIDDLLYGRSDLGRLAERAERFGLRLARAHAVAVADAPTAYDETEPVSRQVEQALLGRFGDRRILFTTKDGRLVCVAPGDQDDVLLYFAKQAHAATDGGRVAIGRPHPGPGGVVHSYEEALNALDLADRMNLDDPLLRAADLLVFPVLTRDRQAMADLVRSTLGPLRQARGGAGPLLDTLTAYFDSGCNAAEAARRLTLSVRALTYRLERVHRLTGADPSDPMHRYTLQTAVIGARLLDWPRKEV
- a CDS encoding glycosyl hydrolase family 95 catalytic domain-containing protein, whose translation is MHGTWEAEPAARWEDAFLSGNGRHGALVHGDPHDERVIVTHHALVRPVPAADTRPPRLAGRLAELRDRLLAGDTAAGDEFTDGRPLRWVGSFHPAFAVRVRRGGAPPGPGGVPGYRREVAFATGVVRASGGGRESRVFVSRADDVVVQYVTGGPAVTGIRLDADLPGAPPGLAVRHGAAPLPGGALLTLRARHPEGGGGYTGVALVVVDGGEAEPVGGGAAPSGATAAPDGGGVRLRGAVRGVLVLTRVHRHAGTSDAQDVPAEAARLRALLEGAEGTAAGYARLLARHEEAHRAAYERVVLDLGGERAERAMPGSALLARRRGAALLERLFAAGRYHLLSASGMLPPRLVGLWTGDWDTAWSGAFTTDANLNLQTASAPAADLPEVVEAHAALVYGQLDDWRDNARAVFGARGVVAPAHTDGVSGHSYHFQRAYPLHVWTAGADWLLLPLLEHAETTGETDRRLVGALAEVARFYEDFLTRTGPDGRIVVVPSYSPENRPAGAGRVTVNATMDIAAARHALTAAAAHLPADAERLRALAARLPAYRVNGDGALAEWAWPGLNDTYDHRHLSHLYPVWPLGEVNPYDTPGLARAAHRALELRGAENDSAHGHLHQALVAARLRDAGRAAGSLRRVLEGDFFHASLMSSHYPRRRVYNADAAHTLPGLLIELLVQSAPDRLVLLPALPAGWARGALRGVRTRFGARVDLRWRDGSCTAVVRPSRTARIDLRTPAGGRPLALTAGEELVLTLGTG
- a CDS encoding tyrosine-protein phosphatase; the protein is MDDETIVADYALTELATGRLVADWSASDPGREPTWPHFGRALGEVMRRFLDGLASRYGSLPGYAAGRLGADEALVGALRRHLLEPAPASGGAVG